A stretch of Pseudoprevotella muciniphila DNA encodes these proteins:
- a CDS encoding NAD-dependent epimerase/dehydratase family protein → MKITIIGGSGFIGTRLMNLLKDESKYTLHNIDLRQSHFFPEVTQIGDVRKQEDMDTMLAGADAVVLLAAQHRDDVRPLSAYYETNVGGMECTLRAMEKNGVKRLIFFSSVSVYGLNKNNPNETAAPDPFNDYGKSKWQAEQVLFEWMKEHADWNVTVIRPTVIFGERNRGNVYNLLRQISSGRFLMVGNGKNLKSMAYVGNVVAFVKFLLENKTSSGCEVFNYIDKPDYNMNDLVTLVEQSLNKHIPSTHFPYWLGMAGGYCFDAIAWLMRRKLTVSSVRVKKFCATTQFDSTKAMNSGFLPPYTMEEGLRRTLEFEFVHPREDDIEFVTE, encoded by the coding sequence TTGAAAATAACAATAATAGGCGGCAGCGGGTTTATCGGTACGCGCCTGATGAACCTACTCAAGGACGAGAGCAAATACACACTGCACAACATCGACCTAAGGCAGAGTCATTTCTTTCCGGAAGTGACACAGATTGGCGATGTGCGCAAGCAGGAGGATATGGACACCATGCTGGCTGGAGCCGATGCAGTGGTGTTGCTTGCTGCTCAGCATCGCGACGATGTACGACCTCTCTCGGCATACTATGAGACCAATGTGGGAGGAATGGAGTGTACGCTCAGGGCAATGGAGAAAAACGGTGTGAAGCGCCTCATCTTTTTCTCTTCGGTCTCCGTCTACGGCTTGAACAAGAACAATCCCAACGAAACTGCCGCACCTGATCCCTTCAACGACTACGGAAAGAGCAAATGGCAGGCTGAACAGGTGCTCTTCGAGTGGATGAAGGAGCATGCGGACTGGAACGTTACTGTCATAAGACCCACTGTTATCTTCGGAGAGCGGAACAGAGGAAACGTTTATAACCTGCTCAGGCAAATCTCGAGCGGACGATTTCTTATGGTGGGCAACGGGAAAAACCTTAAGTCGATGGCATACGTGGGCAACGTGGTGGCTTTCGTCAAGTTTCTGCTCGAAAACAAAACATCTTCTGGTTGCGAGGTGTTCAACTATATCGACAAGCCCGACTACAACATGAACGACCTCGTAACACTCGTAGAGCAATCGCTCAACAAACACATCCCTTCTACACATTTTCCATACTGGCTCGGCATGGCGGGCGGCTATTGCTTCGATGCCATCGCATGGCTGATGCGTCGGAAACTGACTGTCAGTTCGGTGCGCGTCAAGAAATTCTGCGCCACCACACAGTTCGACTCCACAAAAGCCATGAACTCAGGTTTCCTGCCGCCATACACCATGGAAGAAGGACTGCGCCGGACACTCGAGTTCGAGTTCGTGCATCCGCGTGAGGATGACATAGAGTTCGTTACGGAATAG
- a CDS encoding UpxY family transcription antiterminator has translation MTGQEEAWYALRSFNCKEMEASGYLQEQGLQCFVPMMIKEKALPDGKVERVQVPAVHNYLFMKKSIDHNALKKVVAQCPVPLCVIKSMDGQHPCEIPEAEMNEFRLLCDPDFVMATYLEQNEAEAKVGKEVVVMHGPLKGTHGKLHRVRNKYFLVKTMAGLGVMVRISRWYCKVID, from the coding sequence ATGACAGGTCAAGAGGAGGCATGGTACGCGCTACGGTCCTTTAATTGTAAGGAAATGGAGGCGAGTGGCTACTTGCAGGAGCAAGGGCTGCAGTGCTTCGTACCAATGATGATAAAGGAAAAAGCACTTCCCGACGGGAAGGTGGAGCGGGTGCAGGTACCGGCGGTGCACAACTATCTCTTCATGAAGAAATCAATCGACCACAACGCGCTGAAGAAAGTCGTGGCACAATGTCCTGTACCGTTATGTGTCATCAAGAGTATGGACGGACAGCATCCATGCGAAATACCCGAAGCCGAAATGAACGAATTCAGGCTCTTGTGCGACCCCGATTTCGTAATGGCAACCTACCTCGAGCAGAACGAGGCAGAAGCAAAGGTGGGCAAGGAAGTGGTCGTTATGCACGGACCGCTCAAAGGTACCCACGGAAAACTGCATCGGGTGCGAAACAAGTACTTCCTGGTCAAGACCATGGCAGGACTTGGGGTCATGGTGCGCATTTCCAGATGGTATTGCAAAGTCATTGACTGA
- a CDS encoding NAD-dependent epimerase/dehydratase family protein — protein MENEKSKISSFCGKTVLITGAAGFIGSNVARKLLNLEQEICVVGLDSMNDYYDVNLKNERLDYLLADRRFIFVKGSIADREMVDNVFAQYRPQVVINLAAQAGVRYSITNPDAYIETNIVGFYNILEAVRRSNENAANAVEHLVFASSSSIYGANAKVPYSTDDKADEPVSLYAATKRSNELMAHAYSKLYDIPATGLRFFTVYGPAGRPDMAYFSFTEKLLKGEKIKVFNHGNCQRDFTYIDDIVEGVVRVAAKAPEQKKGDDGLPVPPYRLYNIGNGQPENLINFINILSEELIRAGVLPENFDIKAHQELVPMQPGDVPVTYADTIPLERDFSFRPGTPLRTGLRKFAEWYAGYRK, from the coding sequence ATGGAAAACGAGAAATCAAAAATATCTTCATTCTGTGGCAAAACCGTTCTCATAACGGGAGCGGCTGGGTTCATAGGGTCAAACGTGGCGCGGAAACTCCTGAACTTGGAACAGGAAATATGCGTGGTAGGGCTCGATTCGATGAACGACTATTATGATGTCAACCTGAAAAACGAACGTCTCGACTACCTGCTTGCCGACAGAAGATTTATCTTTGTCAAAGGTTCCATTGCCGACCGGGAGATGGTGGACAATGTATTTGCGCAATATCGCCCGCAAGTGGTTATAAACCTCGCGGCTCAAGCGGGTGTGCGCTATAGCATCACCAATCCCGATGCCTATATAGAGACGAATATAGTAGGTTTCTACAATATCCTCGAAGCGGTGCGCCGAAGCAATGAGAACGCAGCGAATGCCGTGGAACACCTCGTGTTCGCCAGTTCATCAAGCATCTACGGAGCCAATGCGAAAGTGCCGTATTCCACAGACGACAAGGCAGACGAGCCCGTCTCGCTTTATGCTGCTACCAAACGCAGCAACGAACTCATGGCGCATGCCTATAGCAAACTCTATGACATACCAGCCACAGGTCTGCGCTTTTTTACCGTCTATGGACCGGCAGGACGCCCGGATATGGCATATTTCAGTTTTACGGAGAAACTCCTCAAAGGAGAGAAAATAAAGGTGTTCAATCACGGCAACTGCCAGCGCGACTTTACCTACATCGACGATATAGTAGAAGGTGTCGTGCGTGTGGCAGCGAAAGCGCCGGAGCAGAAGAAGGGCGACGACGGTCTGCCCGTGCCACCTTACCGACTTTACAACATCGGGAACGGACAGCCCGAAAACCTTATCAACTTTATCAATATACTATCGGAAGAACTCATCAGAGCAGGCGTGCTGCCTGAGAATTTCGACATCAAGGCACATCAGGAACTCGTTCCCATGCAACCCGGCGATGTGCCTGTAACCTATGCCGATACGATACCGCTCGAAAGAGATTTCAGTTTCCGTCCCGGCACGCCACTGCGCACAGGACTAAGGAAATTCGCCGAGTGGTATGCCGGCTATCGAAAATAA